Proteins from a genomic interval of Caulobacter sp. SL161:
- the sapA gene encoding protease SapA encodes MCSQCERYGLNLHGDDVAPAVSGGEGPYAFVDADSRVGTVDGKKSLTVPEAALQLLRSEPGWSNQFLIPATVTYAFRATAPASMPSDSGGFSQFNAAQILRAEKALQAWSDVANITFVRVGEGTSGEAAYSDNASILFANFSTGSEGSAGFAYYPGNPAASSRSGDVWIKSTAGYNTNPTGSNYGGMVLVHELGHAIGIAHPSDYNASADDTLTYAASATYYQDSRQYTVMSYFSEANTGGSFGGAYASSPLLDDIAAAQLAYGANMTTRTGDTVYGFNSTAGREWFAATSSSTRLVFAVWDAGGVDTLDFSGYRVAQTIDLRSGYFSSVGGLKGNVTIAMNAVIENAIGGSAADTINGNAVDNRLTGGAGADILDGGRGVDTAVFSGAYGSYTLTAATNGAWSVLDRVGTDATDTLANIEFLAFTDRTVTLVDSRVATAISNILRLQTFSASAEPLSKSLAASMAAGASHTDAIGQVSKTALSTSGVAVLAYQFFTGKTPTAAGMDYLVNPDGVNANNLNSAYYQSFNLENRYINFAVNLGKIGEGATQFLADYGALSLFDATRKAYATIFGLTPTDDKVRALIDGRTDYFAAYGQDGPNGQGTKAAMVGWLMAEAGKADIGVYAKSAGAFFADQATKNVYGVDLIGVYAKPEYNLI; translated from the coding sequence GTGTGTAGTCAGTGCGAGCGGTATGGACTGAACCTCCACGGGGATGATGTCGCCCCGGCCGTCTCGGGCGGCGAGGGTCCCTACGCGTTTGTCGACGCCGACTCGCGCGTGGGAACCGTCGACGGAAAAAAGAGCCTCACGGTTCCAGAAGCCGCCCTGCAACTGCTGCGCAGCGAGCCGGGCTGGTCGAACCAGTTCCTGATCCCCGCGACCGTGACCTATGCGTTCCGGGCGACCGCACCGGCGAGCATGCCCAGCGATTCGGGCGGCTTTTCGCAGTTCAACGCCGCCCAGATCCTTCGGGCCGAGAAGGCGCTGCAGGCCTGGTCCGACGTCGCCAACATCACCTTTGTCCGCGTGGGCGAAGGCACGTCGGGCGAGGCCGCCTACAGCGACAACGCCTCGATCCTGTTCGCTAATTTCAGCACCGGCAGCGAGGGCTCGGCGGGCTTCGCCTACTATCCGGGCAACCCGGCGGCCAGCAGCCGATCCGGCGATGTCTGGATCAAGTCGACGGCCGGCTACAACACCAACCCGACCGGCTCCAACTACGGCGGCATGGTGCTGGTTCATGAGCTGGGGCACGCCATCGGCATCGCCCACCCCAGCGACTACAACGCCAGCGCCGACGACACCCTGACCTATGCGGCGAGCGCGACCTACTATCAGGACAGCCGCCAGTACACGGTGATGTCCTATTTCAGCGAGGCCAACACCGGCGGCTCGTTCGGCGGCGCCTACGCCTCCTCGCCCCTGCTCGATGACATCGCCGCCGCCCAGCTGGCCTATGGCGCCAACATGACCACGCGCACCGGCGACACGGTGTACGGCTTCAACTCGACCGCCGGCCGCGAGTGGTTCGCGGCGACCTCGTCCTCGACCCGGCTGGTGTTCGCCGTCTGGGACGCCGGCGGCGTCGACACCCTGGACTTCTCCGGCTATCGCGTGGCCCAGACCATCGACCTGCGCTCGGGCTATTTCTCCAGCGTCGGCGGCCTGAAGGGCAATGTCACCATCGCCATGAACGCGGTGATCGAGAACGCCATCGGCGGCTCGGCGGCCGACACCATCAACGGCAACGCTGTCGACAACCGGCTGACCGGCGGCGCGGGCGCCGACATCCTGGACGGCGGCCGGGGCGTCGACACCGCCGTCTTCTCCGGCGCCTACGGCAGCTACACCCTGACCGCCGCCACGAACGGCGCCTGGTCGGTGCTCGACCGGGTGGGAACGGACGCCACCGATACGCTGGCGAACATCGAGTTCCTGGCCTTTACCGATCGGACCGTGACGCTCGTCGACAGCCGCGTCGCGACCGCGATCAGCAATATCCTGCGACTGCAGACCTTCAGCGCCTCGGCCGAACCGCTGTCCAAGAGCCTGGCGGCCTCGATGGCCGCCGGCGCCAGCCATACCGACGCCATCGGCCAGGTGTCCAAGACCGCGCTGTCGACCAGCGGTGTGGCGGTGCTGGCCTATCAGTTCTTCACCGGCAAGACGCCCACGGCGGCCGGCATGGACTATCTGGTCAATCCGGACGGCGTGAACGCCAACAACCTCAACAGCGCCTACTATCAGTCGTTCAATCTCGAGAACCGCTACATCAATTTCGCGGTCAATCTGGGCAAGATCGGCGAGGGGGCGACCCAGTTTCTGGCCGACTATGGCGCCCTCAGCCTGTTTGACGCCACGCGCAAGGCCTATGCGACCATCTTTGGCCTGACGCCCACCGACGACAAGGTGCGCGCCCTGATCGACGGCCGCACCGACTATTTCGCCGCCTATGGCCAGGACGGGCCAAACGGTCAGGGAACCAAGGCGGCCATGGTGGGCTGGCTGATGGCCGAGGCGGGCAAGGCCGACATCGGCGTCTACGCCAAGTCGGCAGGGGCCTTCTTCGCCGACCAGGCCACCAAGAATGTCTATGGCGTGGATCTGATCGGCGTCTACGCCAAGCCGGAATACAACCTCATCTGA
- the mnmD gene encoding tRNA (5-methylaminomethyl-2-thiouridine)(34)-methyltransferase MnmD: protein MDTTAPSDGSPPGSPLVWRDDGLPQSSLYGDVYFSSVDGLAETRAVFLAGCGLPERFAERRDFVVGELGFGSGLNIAALLDLWRREKPAGGRLHIFSIEAHPLSRDEAARILAHWPELGEAAQVLLDHWPGRARGFHRVDLPGFDAVLDLAVMDVVEALEAWDGLADAWFLDGFSPALNPAMWRDEVLAAVGARSAPGARAATFTVAGAVRRGLSAAGFEIAKRPGFGRKRERLEAWRPGMRRVAQRPETLAIIGGGIAGAALARAARAAGLEVTVIDDADAVAASGNPAALVTPALDAGGGPRAALYAQALSRAVTLYEAQPDAVIACGVLQLAAGERDPARFATVADQDLFEPGDMRTLEAEDTRARLETPTPALAMAGARVIAPAEVTAAWAGSVVRRRVAKAERDGEGWRLLDAAGETIMRADRLALAGGAAGADLLAEAPLRPVRGQASWTRGHGAPATAFGGYAIPTREGLLFGATHDRDDTQTDVRSEDHARNLATLAKGLPALAARLADSTFEGRAAVRATTPDRLPLADLREDGVIVLTGLGSRGFCLAPLLAEHLVARLLDAPSPLPRQLSHLLKLTRFDSPVTRSRV from the coding sequence ATGGATACCACCGCCCCCTCCGACGGATCGCCTCCAGGCTCGCCGCTGGTCTGGCGCGACGACGGCCTGCCGCAGTCGAGCCTCTACGGCGACGTCTACTTCTCCAGCGTCGATGGGCTGGCTGAGACGCGGGCGGTGTTCCTGGCCGGCTGCGGCCTGCCCGAGCGCTTCGCCGAGCGGCGCGACTTCGTGGTGGGTGAGCTGGGCTTCGGCTCGGGGCTGAACATCGCCGCCCTGCTCGACCTGTGGCGACGCGAAAAGCCGGCGGGCGGCCGACTGCACATCTTCTCGATCGAGGCCCATCCGCTGTCGCGCGACGAAGCGGCGCGGATCCTGGCTCACTGGCCTGAACTGGGCGAAGCGGCGCAGGTGCTGCTGGATCATTGGCCCGGCCGCGCGCGAGGCTTTCACCGGGTCGACCTGCCCGGCTTCGACGCCGTGCTGGACCTGGCGGTGATGGATGTGGTCGAGGCGCTGGAGGCGTGGGACGGCTTGGCGGACGCCTGGTTCCTGGACGGCTTCTCGCCCGCTCTGAACCCCGCGATGTGGCGCGATGAGGTGCTGGCGGCGGTCGGCGCGCGCTCGGCCCCCGGCGCGCGGGCGGCGACCTTCACGGTGGCCGGCGCGGTGCGTCGCGGCCTGTCGGCAGCCGGGTTCGAGATCGCCAAGCGGCCGGGCTTTGGTCGCAAGCGCGAACGTCTTGAGGCCTGGCGACCGGGTATGCGGCGGGTGGCGCAGCGCCCCGAGACCCTGGCGATCATCGGGGGCGGGATCGCCGGCGCCGCGCTGGCGCGCGCGGCCCGCGCGGCGGGTCTCGAGGTCACAGTCATCGACGATGCGGACGCGGTGGCCGCCTCGGGCAATCCCGCCGCCCTGGTGACCCCGGCGCTGGATGCGGGCGGCGGTCCGCGCGCGGCGCTGTACGCCCAGGCCCTGTCTCGCGCCGTGACGCTGTACGAGGCGCAGCCCGACGCCGTGATCGCCTGCGGGGTGCTGCAGCTGGCCGCCGGCGAGCGCGACCCCGCCCGCTTCGCCACAGTCGCGGACCAGGACCTGTTCGAGCCCGGAGACATGCGGACGCTGGAGGCCGAGGACACCCGCGCTCGCCTGGAAACGCCCACCCCTGCGCTGGCCATGGCGGGCGCGCGGGTGATCGCGCCGGCCGAGGTGACGGCCGCCTGGGCGGGTTCTGTCGTACGTCGTCGGGTGGCGAAGGCCGAACGCGACGGCGAGGGCTGGCGACTCCTAGACGCGGCGGGTGAGACCATCATGCGCGCCGACCGGCTGGCCCTGGCCGGCGGCGCAGCGGGGGCGGATCTGCTGGCCGAGGCTCCCCTGCGCCCGGTCCGGGGACAGGCCAGCTGGACGCGTGGTCATGGCGCCCCGGCGACGGCCTTTGGCGGCTACGCCATCCCGACCCGCGAGGGCCTGCTGTTCGGCGCCACGCATGACCGCGACGACACCCAGACCGACGTGCGTTCCGAAGACCACGCGCGAAACCTTGCGACGCTGGCTAAGGGCCTGCCGGCGCTGGCCGCACGGCTGGCGGACTCCACCTTCGAAGGCCGCGCTGCGGTCCGCGCCACCACGCCTGATCGCCTTCCCTTGGCCGATCTTCGAGAAGACGGCGTCATCGTGCTGACAGGCCTGGGTTCGCGCGGCTTTTGTCTGGCGCCGCTGTTGGCCGAGCATCTGGTCGCCCGCCTGCTGGACGCCCCCTCGCCGCTGCCGCGCCAATTGTCGCACCTGCTCAAACTGACGCGTTTCGACTCGCCTGTGACGCGTAGCCGCGTATAG
- the motA gene encoding flagellar motor stator protein MotA, with the protein MFQIIGIVLLFAMVFGSYIMAGGKMDVIIHAAPHELMAIGGAGVAAFLIGNSVTVIKATLGGFGTIFKGPKWKAQDYRDLLSLLFLLTKTMKSKGVIALEAHIEKPHESTIFSRYPKIAHDHFAVDFICDTLRMMTMNLEDPHQVEDAMEKQLEKHHHEAHGAAHALTQLSDGLPALGIVAAVLGVIKTMGSITEPPAVLGTMIGGALVGTFMGVFMAYGLVGPMATRLGGVLDEDHNFYKIIQAVLVAHLHGNAAQISVEIGRGNVPSAYQPSFAELEEALSQMPNE; encoded by the coding sequence ATGTTCCAGATCATCGGCATCGTTCTGCTCTTCGCCATGGTGTTCGGCAGCTACATCATGGCTGGCGGCAAGATGGACGTGATCATCCACGCCGCGCCGCACGAACTGATGGCCATCGGCGGCGCCGGCGTCGCCGCCTTCCTGATCGGCAACTCGGTGACCGTGATCAAGGCCACGCTGGGCGGCTTCGGCACCATCTTCAAGGGTCCCAAGTGGAAGGCGCAGGACTATCGCGACCTGCTCAGCCTGCTGTTCCTGCTGACCAAGACGATGAAGTCCAAGGGCGTGATCGCCCTGGAAGCGCACATCGAAAAGCCGCACGAAAGCACGATCTTCTCGCGCTACCCCAAGATCGCCCACGACCATTTCGCCGTCGACTTCATCTGCGACACCCTGCGGATGATGACCATGAACCTGGAAGATCCCCACCAGGTCGAAGACGCGATGGAAAAGCAGCTCGAAAAGCACCACCACGAGGCGCACGGCGCCGCCCACGCCCTGACGCAGCTGTCCGACGGTCTGCCGGCCCTGGGCATCGTGGCCGCCGTGCTGGGCGTCATCAAGACCATGGGCTCGATCACCGAGCCGCCGGCGGTGCTGGGCACCATGATCGGCGGCGCGCTGGTCGGTACGTTCATGGGCGTGTTCATGGCCTATGGCCTGGTCGGCCCGATGGCCACGCGCCTGGGCGGGGTGCTGGACGAGGACCATAACTTCTACAAGATCATCCAGGCGGTTCTGGTCGCCCACCTGCACGGCAACGCCGCCCAGATCTCGGTCGAGATCGGTCGCGGCAACGTGCCCAGCGCCTACCAGCCCAGCTTCGCCGAGCTGGAAGAAGCCCTGTCGCAAATGCCCAACGAATAG
- a CDS encoding MFS transporter yields MTGDTQDGRTNRRAFAILFGVSVATALGNTGMLSVLPAIGREIGIPDALVAGIFSLSAVLWAVTSPFWARQSDLRGRKPLIMLGLAGFAVSMTLCAIVVSAGLHHLAPPMVIFVLFLLARALFGGFGSAANPATQAYLAERTSREERTQTMASLAGAFGLGTVVGPLLAPLFVLPGVGLAGPMVAFAALAAGMLVVVHRGLPETFTPGRGDTPPRRRGMGLPWRGEGAALWKDPRLKPFLIYGFLVATCQTAQTQTLGFLIIDKLGLSPIKAQGFITLAMAAGAVAGLLAQWGLIRMFRMGPRELMRWGVAAAALGNIVVAFAPDYAAVAIGYAIASLGYGFARPGFTAGASLSVEAKDQAGAAGAIAAINGLNVVVAPLFVLLYEQIGWAPFVLNTVILLAMLVYAMRQVMLRSVNQGDADKEATIAGLERSDEGGV; encoded by the coding sequence ATGACTGGGGACACTCAAGACGGCCGGACCAACCGGCGGGCGTTCGCCATTCTCTTCGGCGTGTCGGTGGCGACCGCCCTGGGGAACACCGGCATGTTGTCGGTACTCCCGGCGATCGGTCGCGAGATCGGCATTCCTGACGCCCTGGTCGCGGGGATCTTCTCGCTGTCGGCGGTGCTGTGGGCGGTGACTTCGCCGTTCTGGGCCCGGCAGTCGGACCTGCGCGGGCGCAAGCCGCTGATCATGCTGGGCCTGGCGGGCTTTGCTGTGTCGATGACCCTGTGCGCGATCGTGGTCTCGGCGGGTCTGCACCATCTGGCGCCGCCGATGGTGATCTTCGTGCTGTTCCTGCTGGCGCGGGCGCTGTTCGGCGGTTTCGGCTCAGCGGCCAATCCGGCGACACAGGCCTATCTGGCCGAACGGACCAGCCGCGAGGAGCGCACCCAGACCATGGCCAGCCTGGCCGGCGCCTTTGGCCTGGGCACGGTGGTCGGGCCGCTGCTGGCCCCGCTGTTCGTTCTGCCCGGCGTCGGACTGGCCGGACCGATGGTGGCCTTCGCGGCCCTGGCGGCGGGGATGCTCGTGGTGGTGCATCGCGGTCTGCCTGAAACCTTCACGCCCGGACGGGGCGACACGCCGCCGCGCCGGCGCGGCATGGGTCTTCCCTGGCGCGGCGAAGGGGCGGCCCTCTGGAAGGACCCGCGCCTGAAGCCCTTTCTGATCTACGGGTTTCTGGTCGCCACCTGCCAGACGGCCCAGACCCAGACCCTGGGGTTCCTGATCATCGACAAGCTGGGCCTGTCGCCGATCAAGGCCCAGGGCTTCATCACCCTGGCCATGGCGGCGGGCGCGGTGGCGGGGCTTCTGGCCCAGTGGGGCCTGATCCGCATGTTCCGCATGGGGCCGCGCGAGCTGATGCGCTGGGGCGTGGCCGCCGCCGCCCTGGGTAACATCGTCGTGGCTTTCGCACCCGACTATGCGGCCGTCGCCATCGGCTATGCGATCGCCAGCCTGGGCTATGGCTTCGCCCGTCCCGGTTTCACGGCGGGGGCGTCGCTGTCGGTGGAGGCCAAGGACCAGGCCGGCGCCGCCGGGGCGATCGCCGCCATCAACGGCCTGAACGTCGTGGTCGCCCCGCTGTTCGTGCTGCTCTACGAGCAGATCGGCTGGGCGCCGTTCGTGCTCAACACGGTGATCCTGCTCGCCATGCTCGTCTATGCGATGCGGCAGGTCATGCTGCGCTCGGTCAACCAGGGCGACGCGGATAAGGAAGCGACGATCGCGGGCCTGGAGCGGTCCGACGAGGGCGGCGTCTAG
- the fixK gene encoding transcriptional regulator FixK, which translates to MLSPIRAKAFESDHLLDAVLPAPGACARFHRDEEIFGEGEAADYVYQVVSGSVRTYRILRDGRRQIDEFHFAGDYFGLEMTETHRINAEAMSDATVRMIRRGALSDLAAQRGDAARALFRLTAEGLQRCQDHVLMLGRRSAQERVVGLLLDIATRTRADAELDVPMSRQDMADYLGLTIETVSRTLTSLQDEGLIALPTVRHMVLKDRRALERLVA; encoded by the coding sequence ATGCTGTCTCCGATCCGCGCCAAGGCTTTCGAAAGCGACCACCTGCTCGACGCCGTCCTGCCCGCCCCGGGGGCCTGCGCCCGCTTCCACCGTGACGAAGAGATCTTCGGCGAGGGCGAAGCCGCCGACTATGTCTATCAGGTGGTGTCGGGCTCGGTGCGCACCTATCGGATCCTGCGCGATGGCCGCCGCCAGATCGACGAGTTCCATTTCGCCGGCGACTATTTCGGCCTGGAGATGACCGAAACCCACCGGATCAACGCCGAGGCCATGTCGGACGCCACCGTGCGGATGATCCGCCGCGGCGCGCTCAGCGACCTGGCCGCCCAGCGCGGCGATGCGGCCCGGGCGCTCTTCCGCCTGACCGCCGAGGGCCTGCAGCGCTGCCAGGACCACGTGCTGATGCTGGGCCGCCGCTCGGCCCAGGAACGGGTCGTGGGTCTGCTGCTCGACATCGCCACCCGCACCCGCGCCGACGCCGAACTGGACGTGCCGATGAGCCGCCAGGACATGGCCGACTATCTGGGCCTGACGATCGAGACCGTGTCGCGCACCCTCACCAGCCTGCAGGACGAGGGCCTGATCGCCCTGCCGACCGTCCGCCACATGGTGCTGAAGGACCGCCGCGCGCTGGAGCGTCTGGTGGCTTAA
- the fixT gene encoding oxygen-responsive sensory/signaling system negative regulator FixT encodes MCDRPDLSDGETDRPMILLLVEDEALRDALRFSLETDGYAVRAPADTDGCLACSDCGAAACVVIDDGDASVPPPTAGRPTIVLTGDAQRLTRRGVTGVTLVEKPLLDDKLGRELSALLARAAPGL; translated from the coding sequence ATGTGCGACCGGCCCGACCTGTCGGACGGCGAAACCGACCGTCCCATGATCCTCCTCCTGGTGGAGGACGAGGCCCTGCGCGACGCGTTGCGGTTCTCGCTGGAAACCGACGGTTATGCGGTGCGCGCGCCCGCCGACACGGACGGCTGTCTGGCATGTTCCGACTGTGGGGCGGCGGCGTGCGTGGTCATCGATGACGGCGACGCCTCCGTACCGCCCCCGACCGCCGGGCGTCCGACCATCGTCCTGACCGGAGACGCCCAACGCCTGACGCGGCGGGGGGTCACCGGGGTCACCCTGGTGGAAAAGCCGCTGCTGGACGACAAGCTGGGTCGCGAGCTGTCGGCTCTCCTGGCTCGCGCGGCGCCGGGCCTCTAG
- a CDS encoding glycosyltransferase family 4 protein has protein sequence MRIVDVAEFYSPTGGGVRTYIDRKLEVAEQLGHELFVIAPGPEDRFESRRSGGVIWVRAPRLPFDANYYMFWDTAPVHKHLDALAPDLVEASSPWRGAWVVARWRGRAARSMFMHADPVAIYPQRWFGGVASPERVDRWFEWFWRYLRSLRRHFDTTVAGGHWLAKRFEQHGLAPVAGIPLGIDRAAFSPDFRDQALRARLLEACAMPHDAKLALAVGRFHPEKRWPMVIEATVKASKATPIGLVVVGDGIDRARVRRAAAGQPNVHLIPPIRDRPLLAAHLASADVLVHGCDSETFGLLPAEAMASGLPLVGPDRGGFADLARPESAEIYRSGDTNAAAAALLRLLARDPAQLRAAALQAAAGVRPDVDHFAELFDHYRTIADRALAGGEARP, from the coding sequence ATGCGGATCGTGGACGTCGCCGAGTTCTATTCACCCACCGGCGGGGGCGTTCGGACCTATATCGACCGCAAGCTCGAGGTGGCCGAGCAGCTGGGCCACGAGCTGTTCGTCATCGCCCCGGGGCCCGAAGACCGATTCGAATCCCGTCGATCGGGCGGCGTGATCTGGGTGCGCGCGCCGCGCCTGCCGTTTGACGCCAACTACTACATGTTCTGGGACACCGCGCCCGTGCACAAGCATCTGGACGCCCTGGCGCCCGATCTGGTGGAAGCCTCATCGCCCTGGCGCGGCGCCTGGGTCGTCGCGCGATGGCGCGGGCGCGCGGCGCGGTCGATGTTCATGCACGCCGACCCCGTGGCGATCTATCCGCAGCGCTGGTTCGGCGGAGTGGCCAGCCCCGAGCGCGTCGACCGGTGGTTCGAATGGTTCTGGCGCTATCTCCGTTCGCTGCGTCGCCATTTCGACACCACCGTCGCCGGCGGACACTGGCTGGCCAAACGCTTCGAGCAGCATGGCCTGGCCCCTGTGGCGGGCATCCCCTTGGGCATTGATCGCGCCGCCTTCTCGCCCGATTTCCGGGATCAGGCGTTGCGCGCGCGGCTGCTGGAGGCCTGCGCCATGCCCCACGACGCCAAACTGGCTCTGGCGGTGGGCCGATTCCATCCCGAGAAGCGCTGGCCGATGGTGATCGAGGCGACGGTGAAGGCGTCCAAAGCCACGCCGATCGGCCTGGTGGTGGTGGGCGATGGCATCGACCGCGCCCGCGTGCGGCGCGCCGCCGCCGGTCAGCCGAACGTGCACCTGATCCCGCCGATCCGCGATCGCCCCCTTCTTGCGGCCCATCTGGCCAGCGCGGACGTGCTGGTGCACGGCTGCGACTCGGAGACCTTCGGCCTGCTGCCCGCCGAGGCCATGGCCAGTGGCCTGCCCCTGGTCGGCCCTGATCGCGGCGGCTTCGCCGATCTGGCCCGACCCGAGAGCGCCGAGATCTATCGCTCCGGCGATACGAACGCCGCCGCCGCCGCCCTCCTGCGGCTGCTGGCGCGCGATCCTGCGCAGCTCCGGGCCGCGGCGCTGCAGGCGGCGGCGGGCGTCAGGCCCGACGTCGACCATTTCGCCGAACTCTTTGATCACTATCGGACGATCGCGGACCGCGCCTTGGCCGGCGGAGAGGCGAGGCCATGA
- a CDS encoding glycosyltransferase family 4 protein, whose protein sequence is MPALSHGLSRFRGEAKPPGPGPRRSRESMAMDSKASMFTHGARPARIALFSGNYNYTLDGANKSLNRLVDHVQRTTGAQVRVYSPTSPTPAFAPVGDLVSVPSVTIPFRRDYRLALGLPAAVRRDVEAFAPDLIHLSAPDLLGAAALKLGRRLKTPVVASLHTLFDSYLDYYGLGGLRALARRRLWQFYGACDFVMTPTPAIGEELRAQNLGVQVRTWARGVDADLFNPARRSAAWRAAQGFDPDRPVIVFLGRLVMEKGLAAFADTIDRLAASGPSPQVLIIGDGPARAWFQERLPMATFAGFLAGEALATALASGDIFLNPSTTETFGNVNLEAMASGLAIVCADAPNTRALLRDGRDAILCAPSDPASYAQALLSLCQDQDRLRQMGAKALDRSAAYRWTEILDEVVDIYAEALDARASAPSRAEVSPHELRARTGRRAGLIDAQAAALSTP, encoded by the coding sequence TTGCCTGCTCTAAGTCATGGACTGAGCCGCTTCCGGGGGGAAGCGAAGCCGCCCGGGCCAGGCCCGAGGCGCTCACGGGAAAGCATGGCGATGGATTCTAAGGCCTCGATGTTCACCCATGGCGCGCGTCCGGCGCGGATCGCCCTGTTCTCGGGGAACTACAATTACACGCTCGACGGGGCCAACAAGTCGCTGAACAGGCTGGTGGACCACGTGCAGCGCACGACCGGCGCGCAGGTGCGAGTCTATTCGCCGACCTCGCCCACGCCGGCTTTCGCCCCGGTCGGCGATCTGGTGTCGGTGCCCTCGGTCACCATCCCGTTTCGCAGGGACTATCGCTTGGCGCTGGGTCTTCCGGCGGCGGTGCGGCGCGATGTCGAGGCGTTCGCGCCGGACCTGATCCATCTGTCGGCGCCGGATCTGCTGGGCGCGGCCGCGCTGAAGCTGGGCCGGCGCCTCAAGACGCCGGTCGTCGCCAGCCTGCACACGCTGTTCGACTCGTATCTCGACTACTACGGGCTGGGCGGCCTGCGCGCGCTCGCGCGGCGGCGGCTGTGGCAGTTCTACGGCGCCTGCGATTTCGTCATGACGCCGACCCCGGCGATCGGCGAGGAACTGCGCGCGCAGAACCTGGGCGTGCAGGTCCGGACCTGGGCGCGCGGCGTGGACGCCGACCTGTTCAATCCGGCGCGACGCAGCGCGGCCTGGCGGGCGGCGCAGGGCTTTGATCCGGATCGCCCGGTCATCGTGTTCCTCGGACGTCTGGTGATGGAGAAGGGGCTCGCGGCGTTCGCCGATACGATCGATCGCCTGGCCGCCTCGGGCCCTTCGCCGCAGGTGTTGATCATCGGCGATGGCCCGGCGCGCGCCTGGTTCCAGGAACGGCTTCCGATGGCGACCTTCGCGGGCTTTCTGGCCGGCGAGGCGCTGGCCACGGCCCTGGCCAGCGGCGATATCTTCCTCAACCCCAGCACCACCGAGACCTTCGGCAACGTCAATCTCGAGGCCATGGCGTCGGGCTTAGCCATTGTCTGCGCCGACGCGCCCAACACCCGCGCGCTGCTGCGCGATGGTCGTGACGCGATCCTCTGCGCGCCGAGCGATCCGGCCAGCTACGCCCAGGCGCTCCTGAGCCTTTGTCAGGACCAGGATCGCCTGCGCCAGATGGGCGCCAAGGCCCTGGATCGCAGCGCGGCCTATCGGTGGACCGAAATTCTCGACGAGGTGGTGGACATCTATGCCGAGGCCCTGGACGCGCGGGCCTCGGCGCCGAGCCGCGCCGAGGTCAGCCCGCATGAACTGCGCGCCCGGACCGGACGGCGCGCCGGCCTCATCGACGCCCAGGCCGCCGCGCTGTCGACGCCCTAG
- a CDS encoding LptF/LptG family permease, translating to MIFPNTLDRYLLRRTLAPMSAVLISTMVAFLMERLMRSFDLLSQTTEGLRYLAELLVNLTPHYVGLTLPGGFFIGLFVVVNGLNKSSEIDAILASGTSLTRFTAPFVAMGVLLMVLSVILFGFVQPYSRYAYHAVLHAAENAGWNGDVRPKALLSAGSDFFLTADRTDASGRYLQQVFIRRIDPNGREDILTAVSAVVHKNPADSQIALELTNGRQISTVAGAQSYVVNFSRLMFDVPSGDAGLLRLRGEDVSELTLIELARQGFGLEPAALPRETLLAALYARLARALILPLLPLIAVPFGLSAKRAGSGAAVAAGGVLLFAFEILMVLGQATAPRVTALVAIALPAAIFAAICIATFGVSQRRPGENPVSWFIEQVAAVAQAVIKTVRRRPALPG from the coding sequence TTGATCTTTCCCAACACGCTCGATCGCTACCTGCTGCGGCGGACCCTGGCGCCGATGTCGGCGGTGCTGATCAGTACGATGGTGGCGTTCCTGATGGAGCGCCTGATGCGATCGTTCGATCTGCTGTCGCAGACGACGGAGGGTTTGCGGTATCTCGCCGAACTGCTGGTCAACCTGACGCCGCACTATGTGGGGCTGACCTTGCCCGGCGGCTTTTTCATCGGCCTGTTCGTGGTCGTCAACGGCTTGAACAAGAGCTCCGAGATCGACGCGATCCTGGCGAGCGGCACGTCGCTGACCCGCTTCACAGCGCCGTTTGTGGCGATGGGCGTCCTGCTCATGGTGTTGAGTGTGATCCTGTTCGGCTTCGTGCAGCCCTACAGCCGCTACGCCTATCACGCGGTGCTGCACGCGGCCGAGAACGCCGGCTGGAACGGCGATGTGCGGCCCAAGGCGCTGCTGTCGGCGGGCTCCGACTTTTTCCTCACCGCCGATCGGACCGACGCCAGCGGGCGCTATCTGCAGCAGGTCTTCATCCGGCGCATCGATCCGAACGGGCGTGAAGACATCCTCACCGCCGTGTCAGCGGTGGTCCACAAGAACCCGGCCGACAGCCAGATTGCGCTGGAGCTGACGAACGGACGTCAGATCAGCACCGTGGCCGGCGCCCAGAGCTATGTGGTCAATTTCTCGCGCCTGATGTTCGACGTGCCCTCCGGCGATGCGGGGCTGCTGCGGTTACGCGGCGAGGACGTCAGCGAACTGACGCTGATCGAACTGGCGCGCCAGGGCTTTGGTCTGGAGCCCGCCGCCTTGCCGCGTGAGACCTTGCTCGCGGCGCTCTACGCGCGTCTCGCCCGGGCGCTGATCCTGCCGCTGTTGCCGCTGATCGCGGTGCCGTTTGGCCTGAGCGCCAAGCGCGCGGGCTCGGGCGCGGCGGTCGCCGCCGGCGGGGTGCTGTTGTTCGCCTTCGAGATCCTGATGGTGCTGGGACAGGCCACCGCCCCCCGCGTCACCGCCCTGGTCGCCATCGCCCTGCCGGCGGCGATCTTCGCGGCGATCTGCATCGCCACCTTCGGGGTCAGCCAGAGACGACCGGGCGAGAACCCGGTCAGCTGGTTCATCGAACAGGTCGCCGCAGTGGCGCAGGCCGTGATCAAGACGGTCCGTCGTCGGCCTGCGCTTCCAGGCTGA